The following is a genomic window from Lysinibacillus sp. JNUCC-52.
GTGTCTAACGCATTTATTCGCATTATAAATGCTGCTACAAATGAAGAAATCATTCGCTATGATTTAGGTGAAGACTTTAGTATTGAAACGGCTGTAGTGGTAGGCGAACTATACCGTCACAATGGAGAATGGAAATTTAACGCGATTGGTGCTGGATACCAAGGCGGTTTAGCTGCACTTTGTAATGATTATGGCTTAAGCGTAAACTAACGGTTTAACTTTACACGAGAAAGGGAGTTTTTTTCTAATGGGTATTCAGTTAAGTAAAGGACAACGCATTGATTTAATGAAACAGGATCCAGGCTTAAATAATGTTGGGATTGGTTTAGGCTGGGATGTTAAACAATTCGATGGAGGAAGTGACTTTGACTTAGATGCATCTGTATTTTTATTGGATGCATCAGGAAAATGCCGGAATGAACAAGACTTTATTTTCTACAATAATCTAACAAGTCCTGATAAATCTGTCCAGCATATGGGTGATAACCGTACTGGTTTAGGTGACGGAGACGATGAAAAAATTCTTGTAAACTTAAAGCAAGTATCCCCTCAAATTGAAAAGATTGTTATAACAGTGACAATTTATGATGCTGAAGGTCGCCGTCAAAATTTCGGACAAGTTCTTAATGCATATGTTCGTTTAACGAACGAAGAATCTGGTTCAGAAGTTCTTCGCTATGATTTAGCAGAAGACTTCAGTATTGAAACTGCGGTCGTATTTTGTGAGCTATATCGACATAATGGCGAATGGAAATTTGCCGCTGTTGGCTCTGGCTATCAAGGTGGGCTCGCTTCGTTAATCAATGCTTATGGTCTAGAGTAATAAAAGGAAGATGGATATCAATAGTGGCCACTAGTAGGCATTAATTTATATCATGATGAACTTAACGGAAGGCACTGTATTAGTCTGTATAAACAGGTTGATGCAGTGCCTTTTTTACAAAGATCATTCTTTGATGAGGGAGAGAATTGGATGCAATATTTTGCAACAGAAGCGGAGACGATTTTTTATCAACGACCACGCACATTTACAAAACTAGATTCACCTGATATTTTATCGTATGCATTAGGTGCAACGTTATATATGCCTGCATCTAAGCCTAACATTATTGACATGGTACAATCACAAAAATATCAAGATTTAAAATCGTTTGTCATAGATTTAGAGGATGCAGTTGGGGATGCAGAGTTAGCGAGCTGTGAGCAAAAAATAATTGAAGATATAAGTGCTCTCTACACACTTTATGTCCATAACGAAATTTTACTTGAAGATTTGCCACTACTATTTATTCGTGTGCGAAGCGTTGAGCAATTTAGACTGTTGACTTCCGTATTAGGAAAGCGACAGGAAGTGCTTACGGGTTACGTATTTCCTAAGTTTACAGCTATCCAAGGAGCTGCCTACTTTGAATTGCTGGAGCAAACAATTGAACAGCATCAGCTAACATTGTATGGGATGCCTATTTTAGAAAGCCGAGATATTTTATACAAAGAGTCTCGAATGGAAGCTTTATTTGCAATTAAAGATGTGTTGCATCGATACAGAAAACGTGTACTTAATGTACGAATCGGTGCTACTGACTTTTGCGGGATTTATGGAATTCGTCGCCGAGTAGACTCAACAATTTATGATATAGCCGTTATTCGAGACTGCATTGCAGATATCGTCAATGTACTTGGTCGTGAGGATGAGGACTTTGTTATTTCTGGACCAGTATGGGAATATTTCAGCAATGAACGGGTATTGAAACCAACGCTAAGAGCAACACCTTTCAGTGAAAAGGGAGCTTTATATGCACGTAAGGCATTACTTGATGATTATTTGGATGGCTTGATGAAGGAAGTAATTTTAGATAGACAAAATGGCATTTTAGGTAAAACAATTATACATCCCAGTCACATTCGTATTGTCCATGCACTGTATGTTGTCTCTTATGAAGAATTTGTAGATGCCACTAGTATTATTGATAATGAAGGGCAAAAGGGTGTTTTAAAAAGCCAGTATGCCAATAAAATGAATGAAATGAAGCCACATATAAGATGGGCACAGAAAGTTTTACGCCAAGCACATATATATGGTGTATACAATGAATCTGCAGATTTTGCCTCTCTATTATTGAATGCAAGTGTAGGAGGAAATACGGATGACGAAACGCAACAACAAGTTGAACATTATTCAAGATTATAATATTGATATCAAGATTACCCACAACCTTTATAATTTTGCTATGACGGATTTATTCAAAATGGCGACACGTATTAATAAAAAGAGACAATTTTTATTTGTTAGTACTGTCCTTGGCAAACATTTAGCAGTTCGACCACAAGTGCCAATTCTTACTGGTACACTTTTAGCAATGATGTATCATGAAAAACTGGTTGGTCGTGAATCTTTATTAGTACAGCCAGTTGTACAGGCAATACAAAAGCAGCAAAACATGCAAGAGGTTTTACAGCAAGTAGAGGAGCAAAGACTGGAGCTATCGGAGGAAGTTTTATTTATCGGCTTTGCTGAAACAGCAACAGCTCTTGGGCATGCAGTTTTTAATGCTTTTAAGTCCAATGCAACGTATGTCCATACAACGCGAGAACTACTGCCAGAACTCGAGCCATTTGTCACTTTCGAAGAAGAACATTCACATGCGACGAGTCATCGCGTGTACTGTGAGCAACCTGAAAAATTACTTCAGGCAAAACAGATTGTGCTCATTGACGATGAAATAACAACGGGAAATACAGTGGTCAACATTATTGAAACACTACGCCAAAAATTCCCTACTGTTGAGCGTTATTCCGTTTTATCGATTTTAGATTGGCGTTCTCCACAGCAACAAGCAATGTTTGCGGAGCTAGAAGTTAAGTGGGGGGTAACGATTGATTTTGTATCGATAATGAGTGGTCAATTTATTTGTGAGGGTACACCACTATTAACAAATCATCAGGTACAAATTACATCGCAAGCAACAACTGAAATGAAGTTGCTTTCGGCGAATGAAACAGGTGCACAGAAACATTACTATTCTATCGCTGAAAACGGTGTGATAAATAAGGCTCCGTATATATTAGCAACAGGTCGTTTAATGCTAACGACTGAGCAACATGTGGTACATAAAAAGATGTATCAAACGATCGCAAACCAGTTACGTGCCCTTCGTACAGGGGGACCAGCACTTGTTATTGGTACAGGGGAGTTTATGTATGTGCCTATGCAAATAGCAAGTTGTTTAGGAGAGGATGTTTATTTCCAAGCGACGACACGTAGCCCAATTTATTGTGCAAATAATCCATCCTATACAATAACAGAAAAAATTGCTTTCGAAAGTCCAGAAAATAATGGTGTAGAAAATTACTTATATAATTTAAATAGCCATTCTTATTCAGAACTTTTTTTAGTTGTAGAACGTATAGCCAATAAAGAGGTAGTAGCACGTGCAGTACATGCATTAAAATCTGTTAGTAACGCAAATATATATGTGATTTGTATGCATGAATGGGGGACTGAATAATGCCTGAGATGAAGCAACCAGATAAAATGGGAAGCTATTCTGCAGAAGATGTTGTTTTTTTACTACGAGATATTAGTACCATTCACTTAGAAATAGCTAATGAACAGCGTGAACGACTTATTCAATCGGGTACCCACTATTCAGAAATGTTGCCAGTAGAGTATCTTCCTTCTGAAGCGTATATGAAGCTGTTTTATCTAACATTAGATGATTATGCACAACGTATTGCGCTTGCGGTTGGATTAGTAGCACAACAAATTGTAGAGCGTAGAGGCTTAGATAATTTAGTGCTTGTTAGTTTAGCGAGAGCAGGAACACCTATTGGCATTTTAATTAAACGTTATATAAAAATGCATTATAACGTGAGCGTTCCGCACTATACGATGTCGATTCTCCGAGGTCGGGGTATTGATGACTACGCTATACGATACATATATTCTCAGCACCCACTTGCACAAATACAATTTATTGATGGATGGACAGGGAAAGGCGCGATTACGAGAGAATTACAACAAGCTTGTGAAAGCTATAATGAGCAAAATAATGAACAATTGGATGCGACATTAGCGGTGCTTGCTGACCCAGGCCATTGTGCTGCAATCTATGGTACACGTGCTGATTTTTTAATACCATCGGCATGTTTAAATTCAACTGTGTCAGGCTTAGTTAGCCGCACAGTATGGAATGCACAGTTCATGGATGTAAATGACTTTCACGGAGCGA
Proteins encoded in this region:
- a CDS encoding cysteine protease StiP family protein, whose protein sequence is MPEMKQPDKMGSYSAEDVVFLLRDISTIHLEIANEQRERLIQSGTHYSEMLPVEYLPSEAYMKLFYLTLDDYAQRIALAVGLVAQQIVERRGLDNLVLVSLARAGTPIGILIKRYIKMHYNVSVPHYTMSILRGRGIDDYAIRYIYSQHPLAQIQFIDGWTGKGAITRELQQACESYNEQNNEQLDATLAVLADPGHCAAIYGTRADFLIPSACLNSTVSGLVSRTVWNAQFMDVNDFHGAKFYKELQHADVSNLYIDRISAYFLQVEKDVEQQLRARIPSTITWKGLESVIAIQQHYGITNSNFVKPGVGETTRVLLRRVPWKILINPTYVHELAHILLLAKEKNVEIEEYPQMSYACCGLIKEV
- a CDS encoding phosphoribosyltransferase family protein, yielding MTKRNNKLNIIQDYNIDIKITHNLYNFAMTDLFKMATRINKKRQFLFVSTVLGKHLAVRPQVPILTGTLLAMMYHEKLVGRESLLVQPVVQAIQKQQNMQEVLQQVEEQRLELSEEVLFIGFAETATALGHAVFNAFKSNATYVHTTRELLPELEPFVTFEEEHSHATSHRVYCEQPEKLLQAKQIVLIDDEITTGNTVVNIIETLRQKFPTVERYSVLSILDWRSPQQQAMFAELEVKWGVTIDFVSIMSGQFICEGTPLLTNHQVQITSQATTEMKLLSANETGAQKHYYSIAENGVINKAPYILATGRLMLTTEQHVVHKKMYQTIANQLRALRTGGPALVIGTGEFMYVPMQIASCLGEDVYFQATTRSPIYCANNPSYTITEKIAFESPENNGVENYLYNLNSHSYSELFLVVERIANKEVVARAVHALKSVSNANIYVICMHEWGTE
- a CDS encoding TerD family protein, which gives rise to MGIQLSKGQRIDLMKQDPGLNNVGIGLGWDVKQFDGGSDFDLDASVFLLDASGKCRNEQDFIFYNNLTSPDKSVQHMGDNRTGLGDGDDEKILVNLKQVSPQIEKIVITVTIYDAEGRRQNFGQVLNAYVRLTNEESGSEVLRYDLAEDFSIETAVVFCELYRHNGEWKFAAVGSGYQGGLASLINAYGLE
- a CDS encoding HpcH/HpaI aldolase/citrate lyase family protein gives rise to the protein MQYFATEAETIFYQRPRTFTKLDSPDILSYALGATLYMPASKPNIIDMVQSQKYQDLKSFVIDLEDAVGDAELASCEQKIIEDISALYTLYVHNEILLEDLPLLFIRVRSVEQFRLLTSVLGKRQEVLTGYVFPKFTAIQGAAYFELLEQTIEQHQLTLYGMPILESRDILYKESRMEALFAIKDVLHRYRKRVLNVRIGATDFCGIYGIRRRVDSTIYDIAVIRDCIADIVNVLGREDEDFVISGPVWEYFSNERVLKPTLRATPFSEKGALYARKALLDDYLDGLMKEVILDRQNGILGKTIIHPSHIRIVHALYVVSYEEFVDATSIIDNEGQKGVLKSQYANKMNEMKPHIRWAQKVLRQAHIYGVYNESADFASLLLNASVGGNTDDETQQQVEHYSRL